The following are from one region of the Salmo trutta chromosome 22, fSalTru1.1, whole genome shotgun sequence genome:
- the paics gene encoding bifunctional phosphoribosylaminoimidazole carboxylase/phosphoribosylaminoimidazole succinocarboxamide synthetase isoform X2 has translation MAPASVLKLGQKLNEGKTKQIFELVDEPGHVLVQSKDQITAGNAVRKDQMEGKAAIANRTTSCVFKLLQEAGIKTAFVRQQSETAFVAAHCEMIPIEWVCRRVATGSFLKRNPGVKEGYRFSPLKLEMFFKDDANNDPQWSEEQLLETKFSLAGLNVGRCEVDIMNRSTVAIFEVLERAWATQNCTLVDMKIEFGVNVRTKEIVLADVIDNDSWRLWPAGDRSQQKDKQVYRDLKEVTPEAMQMVKKNFEWVSERVKLLLEPKACGRVVVLMGSTSDLAHCEKIRKACGSYGIHCVLRVTSAHKGPDETLHIKAEYEGDGVPTVFVAVAGRSNGLGPVMSGNTAYPVINCPPITPDWGAQDIWSSLRMPSGLGCSTVLSPDAAAQFAAQIFGLSDHLVWSKLRASMLNTWVSLKQADKKLQACSL, from the exons ATGGCGCCTGCATCAG TGCTGAAACTTGGACAGAAACTAAATGAGGGAAAGACCAAGCAGATCTTCGAGCTCGTGGATGAGCCAGGCCATGTTCTGGTCCAGTCCAAGGACCAAATCACAGCCGGGAATGCGGTGAGGAAGGACCAGATGGAGGGCAAGGCCGCGATAGCAAACAGAACCACGAGCTGTGTTTTCAAGCTACTGCAGGAAGCGG GTATCAAGACAGCCTTTGTAAGGCAGCAGTCAGAGACTGCGTTCGTGGCGGCCCACTGTGAGATGATCCCCATTGAGTGGGTCTGTCGGCGGGTGGCTACTGGATCCTTCCTGAAGAGGAACCCAGGCGTCAAGGAGGGCTACAGGTTCTCCCCTCTGAAATTGGAGATGTTCTTCAAG GATGATGCCAACAATGACCCTCAGTGGTCGGAGGAGCAGCTGCTGGAGACTAAGTTCTCTCTGGCTGGGCTCAACGTCGGCCGCTGTGAGGTGGACATCATGAACCGCAGCACTGTTGCCATCTTTGAGGTTCTGGAGAGGGCCTGGGCCACCCAGAACTGCACACTGGTGGACATGAAG ATTGAGTTTGGTGTGAATGTGCGCACCAAAGAGATTGTGCTTGCTGACGTGATTGACAATGATTCCTGGAGGCTGTGGCCAGCGGGAGATCGGAGTCAGCAGAAAGACAAACAG GTGTACCGGGACCTGAAGGAGGTGACTCCTGAGGCCATGCAGATGGTGAAGAAAAACTTTGAGTGGGTCTCTGAAAGAGTGAAG CTTCTGCTGGAGCCCAAGGCCTGTGGCAGAGTGGTGGTTCTGATGGGCTCCACCTCTGACCTAGCCCACTGTGAGAAGATCAGGAAGGCCTGTGGTTCCTACGGAATCCACTGTGTCCTCCGAGTCACCTCTGCACACAAAGGACCAGACGAGACTCTTCACATCAAAGCTGAATACGAAG GAGACGGAGTACCGACTGTGTTTGTGGCTGTGGCGGGCAGAAGCAATGGCCTTGGTCCAGTGATGTCAGGAAACACCGCCTACCCAGTCATCAATTGCCCTCCTATCACCCCTGACTGGGGGGCACAGGACATCTGGTCATCCCTTCGCATGCCCAGCG GTCTTGGCTGCTCCACAGTCCTCTCCCCTGACGCTGCAGCCCAGTTTGCAGCTCAGATCTTTGGGCTCAGTGACCACCTGGTGTGGTCCAAACTAAGGGCCTCCATGCTCAACACCTGGGTGTCTCTGAAGCAGGCTGACAAGAAGCTGCAGGCCTGTAGCCTGTAA
- the paics gene encoding bifunctional phosphoribosylaminoimidazole carboxylase/phosphoribosylaminoimidazole succinocarboxamide synthetase isoform X1 — protein MEKGAGRQRGGEEEEILEVEETGAGGQWREAEVLALLSVWGELGAAQHSGVCSRDTFECISEQLKGLSVLRGWRECQAQCRRLGLQDRKAEQPGTSTNYSLGEAAMMDTQMNQSDWEEKEDLTSEKEAHSSSVIIQEGGLCQILREALPYSQYVGPEGGRHWTDEEVRALLCVWSDRHVRQRLKGTLRNKAIFQEMARCMQRGFGVARNWKQCRTKYKNLKYEYKTAKSAQAAAGSSGSGPGRYMKFFDEVEAIVLDRGFDGDQDMQRGPKGNQGAGMLGPLEGKTQSKEPEGDLVIEIDDDDNSDDYELDTDQNQRESGVHLSPLDQSSSEQFHVVTVSDTGRNWSDQEVRALIQVWSEEGVCRQLESSTRKRDIFVQISCRLLQQGVERDWKQCHTKYKNLKYLYRSLQRGRADSTDPRRLMRFYDEVDAILTRSESGPAMGYEEQAEAGAILAGAMMGYEDDTDAITSPVNSYTTQSYEVIPKNEDKQTHTDNSDTDKRQDLTAKRGRKRKALDQDTCRIVKGHDTGGSCAESIHFQCKLEEDQYIPIIEINSVYSMAASVRQKQVFRLSTNMAPASVLKLGQKLNEGKTKQIFELVDEPGHVLVQSKDQITAGNAVRKDQMEGKAAIANRTTSCVFKLLQEAGIKTAFVRQQSETAFVAAHCEMIPIEWVCRRVATGSFLKRNPGVKEGYRFSPLKLEMFFKDDANNDPQWSEEQLLETKFSLAGLNVGRCEVDIMNRSTVAIFEVLERAWATQNCTLVDMKIEFGVNVRTKEIVLADVIDNDSWRLWPAGDRSQQKDKQVYRDLKEVTPEAMQMVKKNFEWVSERVKLLLEPKACGRVVVLMGSTSDLAHCEKIRKACGSYGIHCVLRVTSAHKGPDETLHIKAEYEGDGVPTVFVAVAGRSNGLGPVMSGNTAYPVINCPPITPDWGAQDIWSSLRMPSGLGCSTVLSPDAAAQFAAQIFGLSDHLVWSKLRASMLNTWVSLKQADKKLQACSL, from the exons ATGGAGAAAGGAGCAGGGAGACaaagaggaggtgaagaggaggagattCTAGAGGTGGAGGAGACAGGTGCAGGAGGGCAGTGGAGGGAAGCGGAGGTGCTGGCTCTTCTGTCAGTGTGGGGGGAGCTGGGAGCAGCTCAGCATTCAGGTGTATGCAGTAGAGACACATTTGAATGCATCTCCGAGCAGCTGAAAGGGCTGAGCGTGCTGCGTGGCTGGAGGGAGTGCCAGGCCCAGTGCAGGAGGCTGGGACTGCAGGACAGGAAGGCTGAACAGCCAGGCACATCCACCAACTACAGCCTGGGGGAAGCAGCCATGATGGACACCCAAATGAACCAAAGTGACTGGGAGGAAAAGGAGGATCTGACCAGTGAGAAAGAGGCTCACTCTTCCTCAGTCATAATACAGGAAG gaGGCCTGTGTCAGATTCTACGCGAGGCTCTCCCTTATTCCCAATACGTGGGCCCTGAGGGGGGCCGCCATTGGACAGATGAGGAGGTGCGAGCTCTGCTTTGTGTCTGGTCTGACCGCCACGTCCGCCAACGCCTCAAAGGAACGCTACGCAACAAGGCCATCTTCCAGGAGATGGCCCGCTGCATGCAGAGGGGCTTCGGAGTGGCGCGCAACTGGAAACAATGCCGCACTAAATACAAGAACCTCAAGTATGAGTACAAGACAGCCAAGAGCGCCCAGGCCGCTGCAGGTAGCAGTGGAAGTGGCCCAGGAAGGTACATGAAGTTCTTTGATGAGGTAGAGGCCATAGTGCTGGACAGGGGATTTGATGGGGACCAGGATATGCAGAGAGGACCTAAAGGGAACCAGGGAGCTGGGATGCTGGGCCCTCTGGAAGGCAAGACACAGTCTAAAGAACCTGAAGGAGACCTGGTCATTGAGATAGACGATG ATGACAACAGTGACGATTATGAGCTAGACACAGACCAAAACCAAAGGGAATCAG GAGTCCATCTATCACCATTGGATCAATCTAGCTCCGAGCAGTTCCACGTGGTAACGGTGTCTGACACGGGCCGGAACTGGAGTGACCAGGAGGTGCGTGCTCTGATCCAGGTGTGGTCTGAGGAGGGTGTGTGCAGGCAGCTGGAGAGCTCCACCAGGAAGAGGGATATCTTTGTGCAGATCTCCTGCCGGCTACTGCAGCAGGGGGTGGAGCGCGACTGGAAGCAGTGTCACACCAAATACAAGAACCTCAAGTACCTGTATCGCTCCCTACAGAGGGGCAGGGCTGACAGCACAGACCCACGCCGTCTCATGAGGTTCTATGACGAGGTGGATGCCATTTTGACCAGGTCGGAGAGTGGACCTGCCATGGGATATGAGGAACAAGCAGAGGCTGGCGCCATTTTGGCTGGGGCCATGATGGGGTATGAGGATGACACAGATGCCATAACTTCTCCAGTTAACTCTTACACAACTCAAAGCTATGAGGTTATCCCAAAGAATgaggacaaacaaacacacacag ACAATTCTGATACCGATAAAAGACAGGATCTGACTGCAAAGAGAGGACGGAAAAGGAAAGCTTTGGATCAAG ATACCTGTAGAATTGTGAAGGGACATGATACTGGGGGCAGCTGTGCTGAGAGTATTCATTTCCAGTGCAAACTGGAGGAGGACCAATACATTCCCATTATAGAGATCAACTCAGTCTACTCAATGGCAGCCTCTGTCCGACAAAAACAG GTTTTCAGATTATCAACCAACATGGCGCCTGCATCAG TGCTGAAACTTGGACAGAAACTAAATGAGGGAAAGACCAAGCAGATCTTCGAGCTCGTGGATGAGCCAGGCCATGTTCTGGTCCAGTCCAAGGACCAAATCACAGCCGGGAATGCGGTGAGGAAGGACCAGATGGAGGGCAAGGCCGCGATAGCAAACAGAACCACGAGCTGTGTTTTCAAGCTACTGCAGGAAGCGG GTATCAAGACAGCCTTTGTAAGGCAGCAGTCAGAGACTGCGTTCGTGGCGGCCCACTGTGAGATGATCCCCATTGAGTGGGTCTGTCGGCGGGTGGCTACTGGATCCTTCCTGAAGAGGAACCCAGGCGTCAAGGAGGGCTACAGGTTCTCCCCTCTGAAATTGGAGATGTTCTTCAAG GATGATGCCAACAATGACCCTCAGTGGTCGGAGGAGCAGCTGCTGGAGACTAAGTTCTCTCTGGCTGGGCTCAACGTCGGCCGCTGTGAGGTGGACATCATGAACCGCAGCACTGTTGCCATCTTTGAGGTTCTGGAGAGGGCCTGGGCCACCCAGAACTGCACACTGGTGGACATGAAG ATTGAGTTTGGTGTGAATGTGCGCACCAAAGAGATTGTGCTTGCTGACGTGATTGACAATGATTCCTGGAGGCTGTGGCCAGCGGGAGATCGGAGTCAGCAGAAAGACAAACAG GTGTACCGGGACCTGAAGGAGGTGACTCCTGAGGCCATGCAGATGGTGAAGAAAAACTTTGAGTGGGTCTCTGAAAGAGTGAAG CTTCTGCTGGAGCCCAAGGCCTGTGGCAGAGTGGTGGTTCTGATGGGCTCCACCTCTGACCTAGCCCACTGTGAGAAGATCAGGAAGGCCTGTGGTTCCTACGGAATCCACTGTGTCCTCCGAGTCACCTCTGCACACAAAGGACCAGACGAGACTCTTCACATCAAAGCTGAATACGAAG GAGACGGAGTACCGACTGTGTTTGTGGCTGTGGCGGGCAGAAGCAATGGCCTTGGTCCAGTGATGTCAGGAAACACCGCCTACCCAGTCATCAATTGCCCTCCTATCACCCCTGACTGGGGGGCACAGGACATCTGGTCATCCCTTCGCATGCCCAGCG GTCTTGGCTGCTCCACAGTCCTCTCCCCTGACGCTGCAGCCCAGTTTGCAGCTCAGATCTTTGGGCTCAGTGACCACCTGGTGTGGTCCAAACTAAGGGCCTCCATGCTCAACACCTGGGTGTCTCTGAAGCAGGCTGACAAGAAGCTGCAGGCCTGTAGCCTGTAA